One genomic segment of Bombus vancouverensis nearcticus chromosome 11, iyBomVanc1_principal, whole genome shotgun sequence includes these proteins:
- the LOC143303302 gene encoding uncharacterized protein LOC143303302 isoform X1, translating into MFFVYCVTRYFVFYSFVAASLTWIVPATSSDSLICLIHLLRLPSTTAAFNRLISVVIKILLFRCCITYLDRSRNIIRFFDMPYPRTTAAFYYGCLQSSYICGHKGFRHLCCSMNSAMLPHWLLYMVFRKQRSITYFARKPSRMMITCSQGFRYLYYSTNSVTLPFDLSTI; encoded by the exons atgttttttgtgtattgtgttaccagatattttgt attctactctttcgttgctgcatcacttacctggatcgttcccgcaacatcatccgattctttgatatgccttatccacttactacggctgccttctactacggctgccttcaatcgtcttatatctgtggtcataaag attctactctttcgttgctgcatcacttacctggatcgttcccgcaacatcatccgattctttgatatgccttatccacgtactacggctgccttctactacggctgccttcaatcgtcttatatctgtggtcataaag gtttccgccatctgtgttgttcgatgaacagtgcaatgcttccaca ctggctgttgtacatggtgtttcgcaaacagagatccataacctattttgcacgtaaaccttctcgtatgatgattacttgttcacaag gttttcgctatctgtattattcgacgaacagtgtcacacttccttttgatttatccacaatatag
- the LOC143303302 gene encoding uncharacterized protein LOC143303302 isoform X2 gives MFFVYCVTRYFVFYSFVAASLTWIVPATSSDSLICLIHLLRLPSTTAAFNRLISVVIKILLFRCCITYLDRSRNIIRFFDMPYPRTTAAFYYGCLQSSYICGHKGFRHLCCSMNSAMLPHWLLYMVFRKQRSITYFARKPSRMMITCSQGSCHTLCSTNNDP, from the exons atgttttttgtgtattgtgttaccagatattttgt attctactctttcgttgctgcatcacttacctggatcgttcccgcaacatcatccgattctttgatatgccttatccacttactacggctgccttctactacggctgccttcaatcgtcttatatctgtggtcataaag attctactctttcgttgctgcatcacttacctggatcgttcccgcaacatcatccgattctttgatatgccttatccacgtactacggctgccttctactacggctgccttcaatcgtcttatatctgtggtcataaag gtttccgccatctgtgttgttcgatgaacagtgcaatgcttccaca ctggctgttgtacatggtgtttcgcaaacagagatccataacctattttgcacgtaaaccttctcgtatgatgattacttgttcacaag gtagctgtcatacattatgttccacgaacaacgatccataa